A single Melopsittacus undulatus isolate bMelUnd1 chromosome 11, bMelUnd1.mat.Z, whole genome shotgun sequence DNA region contains:
- the RNF222 gene encoding RING finger protein 222: MSETSSSKEGASAECPVCYEKFQALEAAHRRLSCGHTFCHDCLVKCLLCAKLDGQLQSSIICPVCRYVTFLSKKKALWPPKAGTNPRMLEMPLSPSSLSHLTKTEASNTLVVPSHFVKPVQSFDQCGSTGNSVLGAQGVPGELAREAHIFVISNHGMPLVDADCGSLGRRSRVETWSSVSSSSALGVKCCQSPIALAVLLILTVAMLAAVLPWLLLVKRDS, translated from the coding sequence ATGTCTGAGACCTCTTCCAGCAAGGAGGGTGCCTCGGCCGAGTGCCCTGTGTGCTATGAGAAGTTCCAGGCGCTGGAGGCCGCGCACCGCAGGCTGAGCTGCGGGCACACCTTCTGCCATGACTGCCTGGTGAAGTGCCTGCTCTGCGCCAAGCTCGATGgccagctccagagcagcatCATCTGCCCCGTCTGCCGCTACGTCACCTTCCTCAGCAAAAAGAAGGCTCTGTGGCCACCCAAAGCAGGCACCAACCCCCGGATGCTGGAGATGCCTCTGTCACCTTCCTCTTTGTCCCATCTGACCAAAACGGAGGCCAGCAACACCTTGGTGGTGCCCAGTCATTTTGTGAAGCCAGTGCAGAGCTTTGACCAGTGCGGCAGCACAGGGAACAGTGTCCTGGGTGCGCAGGGGGTCCCAGGAGAGCTGGCACGGGAAGCCCATATCTTTGTCATCAGCAACCATGGGATGCCGCTGGTGGATGCAGACTGCGGCTCcctggggaggaggagcagggtggAAACATGGAGCTCAGTGTCatccagctcagccctggggGTGAAATGCTGCCAGTCACCCATCGCCCTCGCcgtcctcctcatcctcaccgTGGCCATGCTGGCGGCTGTGCTCCCCTGGCTACTGCTGGTGAAGAGGGACTCATAG
- the PIRT gene encoding phosphoinositide-interacting protein: MVSSPDPVAMEIPPRSPDGSQKSPQSKELLTSNTASTLCSSSRSESVWTNTSRSKWNIYQKPLIVMSVGAGIFLFGVVITSLTCLQSSNKKIYKMCGPAFLSLGLMLLVCGLVWIPIIRKKQKQRQKSKCLQTLRSFFFNR; encoded by the exons ATG GTCTCCTCTCCAGATCCTGTGGCCATGGAAATTCCCCCCAGGAGCCCTGATGGGAGTCAGAAGTCTCCTCAGTCCAAGGAGCTGCTGACCAGTAACACAGCCAGcaccctctgcagcagctcccggAGCGAGTCTGTCTGGACCAACACATCCAGAAGCAAGTGGAACATATATCAGAAGCCGCTCATTGTCATGTCTGTTGGAGCAGGCATCTTCCTCTTCGGGGTGGTCATCACCAGCCTGACTTGCctccaaagcagcaacaaaaaaatctacaaaatgTGTGGTCCAGCTTTCCTGTCCCTGGGACTGATGCTCCTTGTCTGTGGCCTGGTCTGGATCCCCATCATCcggaagaagcagaagcagagacagaagtcAAAGTGTCTGCAGACCCTCAGGTCCTTCTTCTTTAACCGCTGA